The Meiothermus sp. genome segment TTTGCCTTTACCGTGCTCGACCACCTCGGCCACCACCTTGGCGCCGGGTACGGTGGGGCTGCCAATCACGGTCTTCTCGCCGCCCAGCATCAGGGCGTCAAACTCCACGGTGTCGCCGGGGTTGGCCTCGAGCTTCTCCACGCGCAGCTTGCTGCCTGCCTCTGCGCGGTACTGTTTACCACCCGTCTTGATGATTGCGTACATGACCACACTCTCCAGTTAGCCGTTTGGGATGCTGGTGCAATCCAACAAACAACTCGGGTCTTTTGACCCAGCCAACTGACAACTATAGCGGCTATGGCGAATTGTTTCAAGTAGCGCCCAGGCATCAGAGCGGCTCCACCGAGCGGCAGCTTTCACAAAAACGAAGCGTCTGAAGGCTCATCCCTATCAAGTCAGGGCGAGGGAAACGATACGCAGACTCGATGTAGAAGGATAGGGCAATCCAGCTTGGAAATTTCCAGAAATGTGGTAGGCTCTCTTTTGCGGATGGGCAGGAGTTCCCAAACCTGCTCCCGCCCTCGGCGGAGGCTTCACTTGATAAGCACCATCTCTGTCGTTGATCTGGCCGAAAGAGTGCGCCAGCAGGTTAAGCCTGAGCGCTACGAACATATTTTGCGGGTCGCCGAGCTGGCCGCTGAAATTGCCAGAGCAAACGCGCTTGATGTGGAGAAAATCTACCTGGCGGCCATCCTGCACGATGCTGCACGCGATTTGAGCGAACAGCAGTTGACAGAGCTTGCACCGCCGGAAATAGCGCTCGAGCGCAACCATCCCTTATCGCTTCATGGGCGCGCTGGGCGCAAGTTGGCCGAGCAATGGGGCATTGAGGATGAAGAGGTGCTCGAGGCCATCGAGGGCCATGTTTACGGGGTTCGCCCCGAGCACAGAATCGGCATGGCGCTT includes the following:
- the rplU gene encoding 50S ribosomal protein L21 gives rise to the protein MYAIIKTGGKQYRAEAGSKLRVEKLEANPGDTVEFDALMLGGEKTVIGSPTVPGAKVVAEVVEHGKGKKVVVAKFKAKIHYRRKRGHRQPYTEIVVKEIRA